From a region of the Candidatus Jettenia caeni genome:
- a CDS encoding F0F1 ATP synthase A subunit, with the protein MSGAGDGGEKTTELPSFVDLVPIDAHSHFLGLTKHEWVPIIMSATIIIFLTLFSMLATRKLRKTPGKLQAFLEILVEGLENFTRSQMGRAAGPFIPFIGTLFIYIFAMNMLGQIPLFHSPTSNFNTTIALTLIVFFVTHYQGVKNNGVVGYLKHMAGKPIWLAPLVFPLHLMQELLSRPLSLSMRLFGNVMGEDTIIAIFIGISPFLLGYIPLPMHLPMVFLALLGSTIQAMIFSLLASFYIAGAIGIHEEEHH; encoded by the coding sequence GTGTCTGGTGCAGGTGATGGAGGCGAAAAAACAACTGAATTACCATCGTTTGTAGATTTAGTGCCTATCGATGCCCATAGTCATTTTTTAGGATTAACGAAGCACGAGTGGGTACCTATAATAATGTCGGCAACGATAATTATTTTTTTGACATTATTTTCTATGCTTGCAACGAGAAAGTTGCGAAAAACCCCTGGTAAGCTTCAGGCTTTTTTAGAAATCCTTGTGGAAGGGCTTGAAAATTTTACCAGATCACAGATGGGAAGAGCTGCAGGGCCTTTTATTCCGTTTATTGGGACGTTGTTTATCTATATTTTTGCCATGAATATGCTAGGGCAAATCCCCCTGTTTCACTCACCAACGAGTAATTTTAATACTACTATTGCTTTAACATTAATCGTTTTTTTTGTTACGCACTACCAGGGAGTGAAAAACAATGGCGTTGTAGGGTATCTTAAGCATATGGCAGGAAAGCCAATTTGGCTTGCCCCACTCGTTTTTCCTTTACATTTAATGCAAGAATTGCTTTCACGTCCATTATCTTTATCTATGCGTTTGTTTGGTAATGTTATGGGAGAAGATACAATTATTGCAATATTTATAGGAATTTCTCCGTTTCTCCTGGGTTACATCCCTTTACCAATGCATCTACCGATGGTTTTTCTTGCCTTACTGGGCAGTACAATACAAGCAATGATTTTTTCATTATTGGCAAGTTTTTATATAGCGGGTGCAATTGGCATCCATGAAGAAGAGCATCATTAA
- a CDS encoding F0F1 ATP synthase C subunit, whose product MVYFAVLAVSVALIAIAAFGCAIGQGMAVYGATTSIARQPETAGKIQLVMFVGLAFIESLTIYSLMMSFMLLGKLPKTEAVLELIQHAVK is encoded by the coding sequence GTGGTTTATTTTGCAGTATTAGCAGTATCAGTGGCTTTGATAGCAATCGCAGCTTTTGGTTGTGCTATTGGACAAGGTATGGCAGTTTATGGTGCGACAACCAGCATAGCAAGGCAGCCTGAAACGGCAGGTAAAATACAGCTTGTTATGTTTGTTGGTCTGGCCTTTATTGAATCATTAACAATCTATTCCTTGATGATGTCCTTTATGCTTCTTGGAAAATTACCAAAGACAGAGGCAGTTCTTGAATTAATTCAACACGCAGTGAAATAA